The following are encoded in a window of Nilaparvata lugens isolate BPH chromosome 13, ASM1435652v1, whole genome shotgun sequence genomic DNA:
- the LOC111044441 gene encoding LOW QUALITY PROTEIN: cystathionine gamma-lyase (The sequence of the model RefSeq protein was modified relative to this genomic sequence to represent the inferred CDS: inserted 1 base in 1 codon), translating to MSFDENKDVGFKKPIDPHFGTKACHVGQEPDQWGYMDAVPPICMSSTFKQLEPAVTKFEYGRGGNPSRQCLEQCLASLEGAKYGMCFATGLGALTCITSLIGTGDHVLCVDDLYGGTNRYFRNIAAKNGIESTFLNADDPVKFVAAMKPNTKIIWLESPTNPTLKIWDIEKISELAKKKSKDIIVVVDNTFXTPYFQKPLELGADIVMYSATKYLNGHSDVIMGAATLNDDKIYEQLRFNLNTNGIVPSPFDCYLVNRSLKTLNIRMEQHMKNGLAVGRFLESHPDVEKVLHPGLPSYPKHELALRQMSGYGGMVSFYHKYGLQESKTFLKKLKVFTLAESLGGHKSLAELPCIMTHASVPPDHRALIGITDNFIRLSVGLESSPDLLNDLDQALRSMRK from the exons ATGTCTTTTGACGAGAATAAGGATGTTGGTTTCAAGAAGccgatagacccgcattttggAACGAAGGCCTGTCACGTGGGCCAAGAACCTGACCAATGGGGATACATGGATGCTGTGCCACCCATATGCATGTCGTCAACCTTCAAGCAACTAGAACCGGCTGTTACG AAATTCGAGTACGGCCGAGGTGGCAACCCCAGCCGTCAATGCCTTGAACAATGTCTAGCCAGCCTGGAGGGCGCAAAATACGGCATGTGCTTCGCAACGGGACTCGGCGCCCTAACTTGCATTACTAGCCTCATCGGTACAGGAGACCATGTGCTGTGTGTTGATGACCTCTACGGTGGCACTAACAG GTATTTCCGTAATATTGCGGCGAAAAACGGCATTGAATCTACATTTCTTAACGCTGATGATCCTGTAAAGTTTGTAGCAGCTATGAAACCTAACACCAAG ATTATCTGGTTAGAAAGCCCTACAAACCCTACCCTGAAAATCTGGGACATCGAGAAAATTAGTGAACTAGCCAAGAAAAAATCGAAAGACATCATTGTTGTAGTCGATAACACGT TGACTCCCTATTTCCAG AAACCATTGGAATTGGGAGCTGATATTGTAATGTATTCTGCCACCAAATATTTGAACGGACATTCTGATGTTATCATGGGAGCAGCTACCTTGAACGATGATAAAATCTACGAGCAACTACGCTTCAATCTAAATA CAAACGGTATAGTCCCGTCTCCATTCGACTGCTACCTGGTAAACCGTAGTTTAAAAACGCTCAACATCCGTATGGAGCAGCATATGAAGAACGGTCTGGCGGTTGGAAGATTCCTGGAGTCCCATCCTGATGTCGAGAAGGTCCTTCATCCTG gATTACCTTCCTATCCAAAACATGAGCTAGCTCTACGCCAAATGTCAGGGTATGGAGGGATGGTCTCATTCTATCATAAATATGGTCTACAAGAGAGCAAAACATTCCTGAAGAAGCTCAAAGTATTCACATTGGCCGAAAGTTTGGGAGGTCATAAGAGTTTGGCCGAGTTACC GTGCATTATGACCCACGCCTCAGTACCTccagatcacagagctctgatAGGTATCACGGATAATTTCATCAGGTTATCAGTTGGTCTGGAATCCAGCCCTGATCTACTCAATGATCTGGACCAAGCTCTGAGATCTATGCGGAAATAA